The segment ACCCGCAATGAAATATTTTATCAACTCTAACTGCTTATTTCTCGATAACTTACAATGCTTTATATACATCAATAACTCCTAACAATTTAAATGTTAGGTGTCAGCCCCTTTTTATATAATAATATAGCTGAAATTCTAATGTTCGGGGAGACAGGATTCGAATTTGTTGTCCTGTATTTTTACCTATCGACACTGACTTTCATTAACCGTTATTACTTACTGTAAAATATATATAATTACTGGATATCTCTAATACCCGATAATACCGAAAGCTATTTATTGCAATTTAATTTGCTACTTATTTGCTACCTAGGTAGTATATTCATACAAGGTGAGGATCGTTAAATGCCAAAACTGAATAAAACTATTGTGGAGCGCGAATCCCCTAGCGATAAAGATATTCTTATACATGACAACGAATTGCGCGGATTTCGATGCAAGGTTACCCCAAAAGGCAAACGGGTCTATCAGCTCTATTACCGCAATGCGCAGAAGCAGCAACGGAACCCTACTATTGGAGTTCATGGTAATATTACATGCGACCAAGCACGAAGTATTGCCCGGCAATGGTTAGCGCAAATTGCTAATGGCGGCGATCCTTCCGCCGATAAGCAACTACGCAAGAAGCTTATAACTATCGAACAGTTTATTGAGATTTACTTAGAGCGTTACTCTTCGCAATTAAAAGCCCGCTCCCTTATTGAGGAAAAGAAACTAATTGAGAAGCACATCAAGCCAAAACTAGGAAAATTGAGTATTAACACTGTTGATCGCAACACCTTCATTCAGGTTCATCAAAGAATGAAAGAAACACCTTACGCTGCAAATCGAGTAATCGAATTGACAGGAAAACTTTTACGTCTCGCGCAAAGATGGCAATATCGAACAGAAATTGAAAACCCATGCTCATTTGTTGATAAATACAAAGAAGAACCGAGAGATCGTTTTTTGAAGAATGAAGAATTGCTAAGGCTCAGTGAAGTGCTTAATCAATGTGAAATTGAACAAACAGAAATGCCTAAAGCGATTCTGGCTATACGCTTACTGCTTTTCACAGGCTGTCGAAAGAATGAAATTTGCCAACTTGAATGGCAATGGATAGATTTTGAAGAAAGTCGTATTAATCTTCCTGATTCAAAAACAGGTAAGAAAACGATATATCTTGCGCCTCCCGCCTTAGAGTTATTAGCATCGGCGGAATGTATAGAGGGCTGCCCATACGTTCTGCCCGGTATTGGCAAAAAAGGGTATTATGTAACCCTCCAAAAAGCATGGGATCGTATTAGAAGGAAAGCAGGTTTAGAGGATGTCCGGTTACATGATTTGCGTCA is part of the Rickettsiales bacterium genome and harbors:
- a CDS encoding tyrosine-type recombinase/integrase, giving the protein MPKLNKTIVERESPSDKDILIHDNELRGFRCKVTPKGKRVYQLYYRNAQKQQRNPTIGVHGNITCDQARSIARQWLAQIANGGDPSADKQLRKKLITIEQFIEIYLERYSSQLKARSLIEEKKLIEKHIKPKLGKLSINTVDRNTFIQVHQRMKETPYAANRVIELTGKLLRLAQRWQYRTEIENPCSFVDKYKEEPRDRFLKNEELLRLSEVLNQCEIEQTEMPKAILAIRLLLFTGCRKNEICQLEWQWIDFEESRINLPDSKTGKKTIYLAPPALELLASAECIEGCPYVLPGIGKKGYYVTLQKAWDRIRRKAGLEDVRLHDLRHSYASMAAAGGMNLYMIGKLLGHTQQSTTERYAHLVGKPMHEAAHLVGNTMAAVMAGNKAKIIPING